One genomic window of Bacteroidales bacterium includes the following:
- a CDS encoding alpha amylase C-terminal domain-containing protein, protein MENDPRLIQNDPWLEPYRDAIIRRKNKALAREKELAGEGTLQSFASGHLWFGLHRLTHGWVIREWAPHAKEIFLTGTFNDWRIEEAYRFTRLDYGNWEIMLDEGSITHGDRYKMLVRWEGGEGNRIPAWTNRVIQDPETKVFDAQVWNPDKPYMWKHPLPELRGFQPMIYEAHIGMATEEYKVGSYSEFRETVLPHVVRGGYNTLQLMAVQEHPYYGSFGYHVSSFFASSSRFGTPEELKELIDEAHGQGIAVIMDIVHSHAVKNENEGLGLLDGNPAQFFHGGQRREHMAWDSLCFDYGKNEVSHFLLSNVNYWLTEFRFDGFRFDGVTSMLYYDHGLERNVTSYDFYFDGGQDEDAITYLSLANKMIQEIRPGALSIAEDMSGYPGLAVPLEHGGVGFNYRLAMGTPDYWIKTIKEKADEAWNVSEIYHELTSKRADEMTVSYAESHDQALVGDKTIIFRLIDKEMYWHMNKDSQSLVVDRGIALHKMIRLITAATAGNGYLTFMGNEFGHPEWIDFPREGNQWSYQYARRQWSLMKNRKLRYHQLSDFDKKMVVLLSKTGIFNASCNHVKTDQADLVIAFERKGLLFVFNFHPVNSYADYGLAVDAGKYSTLLCTDDPEFGGFDRYDTAMIHRTTVERSFGLKQSLKLYLPSRTGMVLRHEEIPKVR, encoded by the coding sequence ATGGAGAATGATCCTCGTCTGATACAGAATGATCCCTGGCTGGAGCCATACAGGGATGCCATTATAAGGCGCAAGAATAAAGCCCTGGCAAGGGAGAAGGAACTGGCGGGTGAGGGGACCCTTCAATCCTTTGCCAGCGGGCATCTCTGGTTCGGACTTCACAGGCTTACGCATGGGTGGGTCATACGTGAATGGGCTCCCCATGCCAAAGAGATCTTCCTTACCGGCACATTCAATGACTGGAGAATTGAGGAGGCATATCGGTTTACCCGACTCGATTATGGCAACTGGGAGATTATGCTGGATGAAGGATCCATCACCCATGGTGACAGATACAAGATGCTGGTCCGCTGGGAAGGCGGAGAAGGGAACCGGATCCCCGCCTGGACCAACCGGGTGATACAGGATCCTGAAACCAAGGTTTTTGATGCCCAGGTATGGAATCCCGATAAACCTTATATGTGGAAACATCCCCTGCCTGAACTGAGGGGTTTTCAGCCCATGATCTACGAAGCTCATATCGGTATGGCTACGGAAGAGTACAAGGTAGGGAGCTATTCTGAGTTCAGGGAAACGGTCCTGCCACATGTGGTCAGGGGTGGATACAATACCCTGCAACTCATGGCTGTTCAGGAGCACCCCTATTATGGATCCTTCGGATACCATGTTTCGAGTTTTTTCGCATCCAGCTCCAGATTTGGAACCCCGGAGGAACTGAAAGAGCTTATAGACGAAGCTCATGGGCAGGGAATCGCTGTAATTATGGATATCGTGCACTCTCATGCGGTAAAAAATGAGAATGAAGGGCTCGGACTGCTGGATGGTAATCCGGCACAGTTCTTCCATGGCGGCCAACGCAGGGAACATATGGCCTGGGACTCCCTGTGTTTTGATTATGGTAAAAATGAGGTGAGTCATTTTCTGCTGTCCAATGTGAACTACTGGCTTACCGAGTTTCGATTCGATGGATTCAGATTTGATGGAGTAACCAGCATGCTTTATTACGATCACGGTCTGGAACGGAACGTCACCTCCTATGATTTCTATTTTGACGGGGGACAGGACGAAGATGCGATCACCTATCTCTCGCTGGCCAATAAGATGATCCAGGAAATCAGGCCCGGAGCTCTTTCCATAGCAGAAGATATGAGTGGTTATCCGGGCCTGGCTGTTCCTTTAGAGCATGGCGGAGTTGGCTTCAACTACCGCCTGGCCATGGGGACTCCCGACTACTGGATTAAAACCATCAAGGAAAAGGCCGATGAAGCATGGAACGTTTCTGAAATATACCATGAGCTCACCTCCAAAAGAGCCGATGAGATGACCGTAAGTTATGCGGAATCGCACGACCAGGCACTGGTGGGAGACAAGACCATCATTTTCCGCTTAATTGATAAGGAGATGTACTGGCACATGAACAAGGATTCCCAAAGCCTGGTGGTGGACCGGGGCATCGCCCTGCATAAGATGATCCGTCTTATCACGGCAGCTACAGCCGGGAACGGCTACCTCACCTTCATGGGCAACGAATTTGGTCACCCCGAATGGATCGACTTCCCCAGGGAAGGGAACCAATGGTCTTACCAGTATGCCAGGCGCCAATGGAGCCTGATGAAAAACAGGAAACTGAGGTATCACCAGCTAAGCGATTTCGATAAGAAGATGGTGGTCCTGCTTTCAAAAACAGGAATCTTTAACGCCTCCTGTAATCATGTAAAAACAGACCAGGCCGACCTGGTGATTGCCTTTGAACGAAAAGGTCTGCTCTTTGTGTTCAACTTCCATCCTGTAAACTCCTATGCCGATTACGGCCTTGCTGTGGATGCCGGGAAATACAGCACCCTGCTTTGTACAGACGATCCTGAATTCGGAGGCTTTGACAGGTACGACACGGCCATGATTCATCGTACCACGGTGGAACGATCCTTCGGGCTTAAACAGAGCCTGAAACTCTACCTGCCCTCCCGGACAGGGATGGTCCTCCGTCACGAGGAGATCCCGAAAGTCAGATAA
- a CDS encoding amylo-alpha-1,6-glucosidase translates to MSYLKFEKEELVNLEYSLSRELTRSNRAGSYAATTIIGCNTRKYHGLLVCPLEQMDGEHHVLLSTLDATVVQHNKEFNLGIHKYEGDHYVPKGHKYVREFDSTKASYLVYRVGGVILSKEVNLVSKAEQVLIRYTLIDAHSDTLLRLQPFLAFRNFHALSKSNLYANTRYEEVKNGIMSRLYEGYPGLYMQFSKPVEFVSVPDWYYNIEYMEEQKRGYDYKEDLYVPGYFEMPIEKGESIVFSASTSEAVPGGLKRKFTSELNQRISKDSLQECLLNAAQQFIVRKEASTEIKAGFPWFGTWGRDTFMALPGLTLSTGDLSTALEVIDSMVARMKQGLFPNTAIQGKPAFNSSDAPLWFIRALQFYEKYDPDFDIWKKYGKAIKEVLEAYRSGASGIIRMLENGLIHAQEDGKPLTWMDAVIDGKLVTPRPGLVVEVNALWYNAVCQALHWSQKRDRTFFKSWAHLPELIRDSFVDQFWDQKRGYLADYVNGEFKDFSVRPSQVIAVSLDHSPLTSEMKKSILDVVESELLTPRGLRSLSPKNEAYKETYEGNQEQRNRAYHQGTVWPWFLEHYAAGVLEVHKKTGQSRVKKIFDGFEEEMSVRGIGSISEIYNGNPPHTGRGSVSQATGVAALLRINEMIEGFK, encoded by the coding sequence ATGAGTTACCTGAAGTTTGAAAAAGAGGAACTGGTCAATCTGGAATATTCTCTCTCCAGGGAGTTGACCAGATCAAACCGTGCAGGTTCTTATGCCGCGACCACCATTATCGGATGTAACACCAGGAAGTACCATGGCCTGCTTGTTTGCCCGCTGGAGCAGATGGATGGGGAACACCATGTCTTGCTTTCCACGCTTGATGCCACGGTGGTCCAGCACAATAAGGAGTTCAACCTCGGAATCCATAAATATGAAGGGGATCATTATGTACCCAAGGGGCATAAATATGTCAGAGAGTTCGACTCGACGAAGGCATCCTACCTGGTATACCGGGTAGGTGGAGTGATTCTGTCCAAAGAGGTGAATCTGGTATCCAAGGCCGAACAGGTACTGATCAGATATACCCTGATTGACGCACATTCGGATACTCTTCTGCGCTTACAGCCCTTTCTGGCTTTCCGGAATTTTCATGCTCTGAGTAAGTCCAACCTCTATGCCAACACCCGTTATGAGGAAGTGAAGAACGGAATCATGTCCAGGCTTTACGAGGGGTACCCGGGGCTCTATATGCAGTTTTCCAAGCCTGTGGAGTTTGTATCTGTTCCCGACTGGTATTATAATATCGAGTACATGGAGGAGCAGAAGAGAGGCTACGATTATAAGGAAGATCTTTATGTCCCGGGCTATTTCGAGATGCCAATTGAAAAAGGAGAGTCCATTGTTTTCTCTGCATCCACCAGCGAAGCTGTACCCGGTGGTTTGAAGCGAAAATTCACCTCCGAACTGAATCAGCGCATTTCTAAAGACAGTTTGCAGGAATGCCTGCTGAATGCTGCACAACAGTTCATCGTGCGTAAGGAGGCAAGTACGGAGATCAAAGCCGGATTTCCATGGTTTGGGACCTGGGGCCGGGATACCTTCATGGCCCTGCCGGGACTTACTTTAAGCACCGGGGATCTGAGCACGGCACTGGAGGTAATTGATTCCATGGTCGCCAGAATGAAACAGGGGCTATTCCCCAACACCGCCATACAGGGCAAGCCCGCATTCAATTCTTCAGACGCCCCCCTCTGGTTTATCCGGGCCCTGCAATTCTATGAAAAATATGATCCTGATTTTGATATCTGGAAAAAATACGGGAAAGCCATTAAAGAGGTTCTGGAGGCATACCGGAGCGGGGCATCCGGAATCATCCGGATGCTTGAAAATGGTCTGATCCATGCACAGGAAGACGGGAAACCGCTGACTTGGATGGATGCAGTGATCGATGGAAAACTGGTTACACCGAGACCCGGATTGGTGGTGGAGGTGAATGCCCTGTGGTATAATGCCGTATGCCAGGCCCTGCATTGGTCGCAGAAGCGCGACCGGACCTTCTTCAAATCCTGGGCTCACCTGCCTGAACTAATCCGGGACTCATTTGTTGATCAGTTCTGGGATCAGAAACGGGGATACCTGGCCGATTATGTGAATGGGGAATTTAAAGATTTTTCGGTCAGGCCCAGCCAGGTGATTGCAGTTTCGCTTGATCACTCGCCACTTACTTCCGAGATGAAGAAATCGATACTGGATGTGGTTGAGAGTGAACTGTTGACCCCCAGAGGATTGAGAAGCCTTTCACCAAAAAATGAAGCTTATAAGGAGACCTATGAGGGGAACCAGGAACAACGCAACCGTGCATATCATCAGGGTACTGTCTGGCCATGGTTCCTGGAACACTATGCTGCCGGGGTTTTGGAGGTGCATAAGAAAACCGGGCAAAGTCGAGTGAAGAAGATATTTGATGGTTTTGAAGAGGAGATGAGTGTCAGGGGAATCGGGAGTATCTCGGAAATATATAACGGAAATCCACCCCATACGGGCAGGGGTTCTGTTTCGCAGGCCACGGGTGTGGCTGCTTTGTTAAGGATCAATGAAATGATAGAAGGATTTAAATAA
- a CDS encoding glycosyltransferase — MRVLMFGWEFPPHISGGLGTACYGLTRGMSVIPDLDILFVVPKAHGDEDQSRIRVLGAGDVTLDIRKLKEHLYLKDLSYIEINSNLVPYTSPEEYEELVNSAENKGKRLVETSMGGKLNFTGTYGKNLYEEIANYAIVAGEIALKEDFEIIHSHDWLTYPAGIAAKRASGKPLVIHVHATDFDRSGGKVNPTVFEIEKTGMELADKIIAVSNLTRNTVIEKYGIHPDKVVTVYNAVDPLSDYEKLQLKRGITDKVVTFLGRVTLQKGPEYFVQAAYKVLQKMDNVRFVMAGSGELLEKMIYWTASLGISDRFHYTGFLKGDDVFRMFSISDVYVMPSVSEPFGISPLEAMQSNVPSIISYQSGVAEILNYAFKVDFWDVDALADAIYGLLNYPALSEMFKKYGVAEVHEMKWENSGAKVHSIYKEFVK; from the coding sequence ATGAGGGTTCTGATGTTCGGGTGGGAATTTCCACCTCATATTTCCGGGGGATTGGGTACGGCCTGTTACGGGCTTACCCGCGGCATGTCTGTTATTCCGGATCTGGATATTCTGTTTGTGGTTCCCAAAGCACACGGCGATGAGGACCAGAGCAGGATTCGTGTCCTGGGAGCCGGCGATGTAACCCTCGACATCAGAAAGCTGAAAGAGCACCTGTATCTCAAGGATCTCTCTTACATTGAAATCAACTCCAATCTGGTTCCCTATACAAGCCCGGAAGAGTACGAAGAACTGGTCAACAGTGCTGAAAACAAGGGAAAAAGACTTGTGGAGACCAGCATGGGGGGCAAGTTGAATTTTACCGGGACGTATGGGAAAAACCTTTATGAGGAAATTGCGAACTATGCCATAGTGGCCGGTGAAATAGCACTCAAGGAGGACTTTGAAATTATTCACTCGCATGACTGGCTGACTTATCCAGCCGGGATTGCTGCCAAGCGGGCCTCCGGTAAACCCCTGGTGATCCATGTACATGCCACCGACTTTGACCGAAGCGGGGGAAAAGTAAATCCCACCGTATTTGAAATTGAGAAGACCGGCATGGAACTGGCCGATAAAATCATTGCGGTTAGTAATCTTACCCGTAATACGGTGATTGAAAAGTACGGGATCCATCCGGATAAAGTGGTAACGGTTTACAATGCAGTGGATCCCCTTTCCGATTATGAAAAGCTTCAGTTGAAGCGTGGGATTACCGATAAGGTGGTTACCTTTTTGGGAAGGGTAACTCTGCAAAAGGGGCCGGAATACTTTGTCCAGGCCGCCTACAAGGTACTTCAGAAAATGGATAATGTACGCTTTGTGATGGCCGGAAGCGGAGAGCTGTTGGAGAAAATGATTTACTGGACCGCCTCACTCGGAATTTCTGACAGGTTTCACTATACCGGTTTTTTGAAGGGCGATGATGTGTTCAGGATGTTCTCCATCAGTGATGTCTATGTGATGCCTTCCGTTTCGGAACCTTTTGGCATATCTCCCCTGGAGGCCATGCAATCCAATGTGCCATCGATTATCTCCTACCAGTCAGGGGTGGCCGAAATCTTGAATTATGCGTTCAAAGTTGATTTCTGGGATGTGGATGCGCTCGCCGATGCCATTTATGGGTTACTGAACTACCCTGCACTTTCTGAGATGTTTAAGAAATATGGTGTAGCCGAGGTGCATGAAATGAAATGGGAGAATTCGGGAGCGAAGGTACATTCCATTTATAAAGAATTTGTTAAGTAA
- the glgP gene encoding alpha-glucan family phosphorylase, giving the protein MKKPDYLFEVSWEVCNKVGGIHTVISTKALNVVKELEDKYITIGPDVWRESQEHPEFEEDSNLFSDWREQAAREGLRVRIGHWKIAGRPIAVVVDFTTFIQRKDEIFKILWETYKLDSISGQWDYIEPALFGYAAGKAIESFSRYYDQEKQNMVAHFHEWQTGAGLLYLEKYQPTVGTVFTTHATTVGRSIAGNNQSLYSQLDHLNGDQKARELNVVSKHSLEKLAATHADAFTTVSNLTARECLRFHEREVDEVLPNGFEDRFVPDASVFEERRGAARAKMLQVASALTGDPLPENTLLMATSGRYEFRNKGIDLFIDALGVLNKDKNCPGKAVAFLLIPANHYGPFKDLLDVMENGSEREVSQHHLTHNLHYVEHDQILNRIKINELNNSPDDKVKVIFVPSYLNGTDGIFNLAYYDVLIGLDLTLFPSYYEPWGYTPLESLAFSVPTVTTTLTGFGLWVNNEYKKEVPGITVIPRDDFNDAQVVDGISKAISKSCKQAVESSESRREGAYAISRIALWDNLIQHYWQAYEKALKGAEGKEVVYYEKERIEKLPETEQVLVDIHPFWRRVLVQQNIPEKLKALEELSRNLWWSWNQDAIDLFSSIAPEIWAEVSENPVELLERLPYDTLKKLETDNGFIQSLQKVYGDFQTYMAEKPKEGQPGISYFSMEYGIHNSLKTFSGGLGLLAGDYLKEASDFNLPLVGIGLLYRYGYFRQVISAGGEQVALSDAQDFSRLPVTPVRDEEGNWNNVNIVLPGRTLYARVWKVQVGRIPLYLLDTDYEANQEGDRGITHNLYGGDNENRLKQEILLGIGGIRALRSIGLDTDLYHCNEGHAAFISLERLREYIQVGNMTFPEAVELVRASSLFTTHTPVPAGHDSFEEDLLRTYVAHYPERLKITWNQFMNLGRFHPNHKDEKFSMSVLAVKLSQEVNGVSKLHGEVSREMFTGLWPGYMTEELHIGHVTNGVHLPTWLGPDWKNLYERTFGADCFHRQEDREMWAQIRQVPEKEIWNLKSLERQRLIDHIKERLSDASTRMMDNPGQMLEISAALDKDALTIGFARRFATYKRAHLLFRDLERLSRIVNDPRRPVQFVFAGKAHPRDIPGQDLIQMIVEISKRPEFIGKIVFLQNYDIQLAKRLVRGVDIWLNTPTRPLEASGTSGEKAVMNGTMHFSVLDGWWAEGYREDSGWMLPIERSFDNQELQDELDAERIYTLLENNIIEKFYTRNSEGVPADWVEMIRNTIAYVAPEFTMNRMVRDYMDRFYMKLYKRILLLKEKDNLLPKELALWKHKILLHWKNIKVLEYDFPDVTREEFVVGNTYTGKVVLDLDGLSAEEIGVEMVYNMGGSGQEQHVFRGKQEFKCTRVEGSVAEYTFIQNVTETGVFDIGFRIYPKHEHIPHRMDFPLVRWI; this is encoded by the coding sequence ATGAAGAAACCTGATTATTTATTCGAGGTTAGTTGGGAAGTATGCAATAAGGTTGGGGGCATACATACGGTAATCTCCACCAAAGCATTGAATGTTGTCAAAGAACTGGAAGATAAGTATATAACCATTGGTCCGGATGTATGGAGGGAGAGCCAGGAACATCCTGAATTTGAAGAAGACAGCAACCTGTTTTCTGACTGGAGAGAACAGGCAGCCAGGGAAGGCCTGCGGGTCCGGATAGGGCACTGGAAAATAGCCGGTCGCCCGATCGCGGTGGTCGTTGATTTTACTACATTCATTCAGCGGAAGGATGAGATATTCAAAATACTTTGGGAGACTTACAAGCTGGATTCCATCAGCGGTCAGTGGGACTACATTGAACCTGCTCTTTTTGGATATGCTGCCGGGAAGGCCATAGAAAGTTTTTCCAGGTATTATGACCAGGAGAAGCAGAATATGGTGGCACATTTTCATGAGTGGCAGACGGGGGCCGGACTGCTATATCTGGAGAAGTATCAGCCTACAGTCGGGACTGTGTTTACCACCCATGCAACCACCGTGGGGCGTTCTATTGCGGGCAACAATCAGTCACTTTACAGTCAGTTGGATCATCTGAATGGAGATCAGAAGGCCAGAGAGCTGAATGTGGTTTCCAAACACTCCCTGGAGAAGCTGGCCGCGACCCATGCCGACGCCTTTACCACGGTAAGTAATCTGACCGCCAGGGAATGTCTGCGTTTTCATGAGCGGGAAGTGGACGAAGTGCTGCCTAATGGCTTTGAAGATCGTTTTGTTCCCGATGCTTCTGTCTTTGAGGAGCGCAGGGGGGCAGCCAGAGCAAAGATGTTGCAAGTAGCATCCGCACTCACCGGCGATCCGCTGCCGGAGAACACTTTGCTGATGGCTACCAGTGGACGATATGAGTTCCGGAACAAAGGGATCGATCTTTTTATCGATGCACTGGGGGTGTTAAACAAGGATAAGAATTGTCCCGGTAAAGCCGTTGCATTTCTTCTGATCCCTGCCAACCATTACGGCCCCTTCAAGGATCTGCTGGATGTCATGGAGAATGGTTCGGAGAGGGAGGTTTCACAGCATCACCTGACCCACAACCTGCATTATGTGGAGCATGACCAGATCCTGAACAGGATCAAAATCAATGAATTAAATAATTCCCCGGATGACAAGGTGAAAGTGATTTTTGTCCCCTCCTACCTGAATGGGACTGACGGGATCTTTAACCTGGCCTACTACGATGTGCTGATCGGGCTTGACCTGACGCTCTTTCCCTCCTATTATGAGCCCTGGGGTTATACCCCGCTGGAGAGTCTGGCATTCAGTGTGCCCACGGTAACTACCACGCTTACGGGATTTGGACTCTGGGTGAATAATGAATATAAGAAGGAAGTGCCCGGAATTACGGTCATCCCACGGGACGATTTTAATGATGCTCAGGTTGTAGATGGGATCAGTAAGGCCATATCCAAAAGCTGCAAGCAGGCTGTTGAATCCAGCGAATCCAGGCGTGAAGGAGCCTATGCCATTTCCAGGATTGCACTCTGGGATAACCTGATTCAACATTACTGGCAGGCCTATGAAAAGGCACTGAAGGGTGCTGAAGGGAAGGAAGTTGTATATTATGAGAAGGAACGGATCGAGAAACTTCCTGAGACAGAACAGGTCCTGGTGGATATTCACCCATTCTGGCGCCGGGTACTGGTACAACAGAATATACCGGAGAAGCTTAAAGCCCTGGAGGAACTTTCACGGAACCTTTGGTGGTCATGGAACCAGGATGCCATTGACCTGTTTTCTTCCATCGCCCCGGAGATTTGGGCGGAGGTCAGTGAGAACCCGGTGGAATTGCTGGAGCGGCTCCCCTATGACACCTTGAAGAAACTGGAAACAGATAATGGTTTTATTCAGAGCCTTCAGAAGGTCTACGGGGATTTTCAAACCTACATGGCAGAAAAACCGAAAGAGGGACAACCGGGAATCTCCTATTTTAGTATGGAGTATGGGATTCACAATTCTTTAAAGACTTTTTCAGGGGGCTTGGGACTGCTTGCCGGGGACTATCTGAAAGAGGCCAGTGATTTCAATCTGCCACTGGTGGGGATTGGTCTGCTTTACAGGTACGGGTATTTCCGTCAGGTGATTTCTGCCGGGGGTGAGCAGGTAGCTCTGAGTGATGCTCAGGATTTTTCCCGCTTGCCGGTCACTCCGGTCAGGGATGAAGAGGGGAACTGGAACAATGTGAATATCGTACTTCCCGGGCGCACCTTATATGCCAGGGTCTGGAAGGTTCAGGTCGGAAGAATCCCTCTTTATCTTTTGGATACGGATTATGAGGCCAACCAGGAAGGGGACCGCGGGATCACCCATAATCTTTACGGGGGGGATAATGAAAACCGCCTGAAGCAGGAGATCCTTCTGGGTATCGGCGGAATCAGAGCCCTCCGGAGCATTGGCCTGGATACCGATCTTTATCACTGTAATGAGGGGCATGCGGCCTTTATCAGCCTCGAGCGCTTAAGAGAGTATATCCAGGTAGGGAACATGACCTTCCCGGAAGCCGTGGAACTGGTCAGAGCCTCCAGCCTGTTTACCACACATACTCCGGTTCCTGCCGGTCACGATTCCTTCGAAGAGGACCTGCTAAGGACCTACGTGGCGCATTATCCGGAGCGATTAAAAATCACCTGGAACCAGTTTATGAATCTGGGCAGGTTCCATCCTAACCACAAGGATGAAAAATTTTCCATGAGTGTTCTGGCTGTGAAGCTGTCCCAGGAGGTGAATGGGGTTAGCAAACTGCACGGGGAGGTTTCGAGAGAGATGTTTACCGGGCTGTGGCCCGGTTATATGACCGAGGAACTGCACATCGGACATGTCACCAACGGGGTGCACCTTCCCACCTGGCTGGGTCCGGATTGGAAAAACCTGTACGAAAGGACCTTTGGTGCCGACTGCTTCCATCGCCAGGAGGACCGGGAGATGTGGGCGCAAATCAGGCAGGTCCCGGAGAAGGAGATCTGGAATCTGAAATCCCTGGAGCGTCAAAGATTGATCGATCATATCAAAGAACGCTTGTCTGATGCATCTACCAGAATGATGGATAACCCCGGACAGATGCTGGAGATCTCAGCAGCTCTGGACAAAGATGCGCTGACCATCGGGTTTGCTCGCAGGTTTGCCACCTATAAAAGGGCCCATCTGCTTTTCCGGGATCTGGAAAGACTTTCCAGAATAGTCAATGATCCCCGCAGACCTGTGCAATTTGTTTTTGCAGGGAAAGCACATCCCAGGGATATTCCCGGACAGGATCTGATCCAGATGATTGTTGAAATTTCCAAGAGGCCCGAATTTATCGGAAAGATTGTTTTCCTGCAAAATTATGATATTCAGCTGGCCAAGCGCCTGGTGCGGGGAGTCGATATCTGGCTCAATACCCCAACACGTCCCCTGGAGGCTTCAGGGACCAGTGGAGAAAAGGCGGTAATGAATGGTACCATGCACTTCAGTGTGCTGGATGGCTGGTGGGCTGAAGGGTACCGGGAAGATTCCGGATGGATGCTTCCCATTGAGCGTTCTTTTGATAATCAGGAACTGCAGGATGAACTGGATGCGGAACGTATCTATACCTTGCTGGAGAACAATATTATCGAAAAATTTTACACACGCAATTCGGAGGGTGTTCCTGCCGATTGGGTGGAAATGATCCGGAACACCATCGCCTATGTGGCTCCCGAGTTCACCATGAACAGGATGGTGCGGGATTATATGGACCGCTTCTATATGAAGCTTTATAAGCGCATTTTGTTACTGAAGGAGAAGGACAACCTGCTTCCCAAGGAACTTGCCCTCTGGAAACACAAAATTCTGCTACACTGGAAGAATATCAAGGTACTGGAATACGATTTTCCTGATGTAACCCGTGAGGAATTTGTGGTGGGCAATACCTATACCGGTAAAGTGGTTCTGGACCTGGATGGCCTTTCGGCCGAAGAGATAGGTGTGGAGATGGTTTATAACATGGGCGGCAGCGGACAGGAGCAACATGTATTCAGGGGCAAACAGGAGTTCAAGTGTACCAGGGTGGAGGGTTCAGTGGCAGAATACACCTTTATTCAGAATGTGACGGAAACCGGCGTGTTTGATATAGGTTTCAGAATCTATCCCAAGCATGAACATATTCCGCACCGGATGGATTTCCCCCTGGTTCGATGGATCTAG
- a CDS encoding glycoside hydrolase family 57 protein, with the protein MRTICLYFQVHQPFRFRRYRFFDIGNDHYYYDDYSNESILHKVAQKSYLPANELILDLIKKHKGRFKVSYSMSGIAMEQFRLYAPEVLESFKKLAETGHVEFLSETYAHSLSSLKGREEFERQVRAHDQLIREHFGQEPTVFRNTELIYSDEIGAMVADMGFKAMLTEGAKHVLGWKSPNYLYCNAINPKLKLLLKNFKLSDDIAFRFSNKGWPEYPLTAEKYVNWLNQTPVKEEVINLFMDYETFGEHQWKETGIFEFLKAFPKSVFKKSPFSFSTPSEVAKKLQVVSAVNVPHPISWADEERDLTAWLGNEMQNEAFNKLYSLGERVYEWGDEGIKLDYQYLQVSDHFYYMSTKFFSDGEVHSYFNPYDSPYDAFINYMNVLSDFEIRVNAAARTTRDDGVARLSKIIKEKDEQLEKLEKRLTAKKKVTATKKPATSKISAAEKTTAPVKKSSTGKKS; encoded by the coding sequence ATGAGAACCATTTGTCTCTATTTTCAGGTCCACCAGCCCTTCCGTTTCAGAAGGTACCGTTTTTTCGACATTGGAAACGACCATTATTATTATGATGATTATTCCAATGAATCGATCCTTCATAAGGTGGCCCAGAAGTCTTATCTGCCTGCCAATGAATTGATACTGGATCTGATAAAAAAGCATAAGGGCCGTTTTAAGGTTTCCTATTCCATGTCTGGAATTGCCATGGAGCAATTCAGGCTCTATGCCCCGGAAGTATTGGAGAGTTTTAAAAAACTAGCCGAAACCGGGCATGTGGAATTTTTGTCTGAGACTTATGCTCATTCGCTTAGTTCGCTAAAAGGGAGAGAGGAATTTGAACGACAGGTCAGAGCGCATGACCAGCTGATCAGGGAGCATTTCGGGCAGGAACCGACCGTTTTCCGCAATACGGAGCTGATTTACTCCGATGAAATCGGAGCCATGGTGGCTGATATGGGATTTAAAGCGATGCTTACAGAAGGAGCCAAGCATGTATTGGGATGGAAAAGCCCCAATTATCTCTACTGCAATGCCATCAATCCCAAATTGAAACTTCTGCTGAAAAACTTCAAGCTTAGCGACGATATTGCTTTCAGGTTCTCCAACAAGGGATGGCCCGAATATCCGCTTACTGCTGAAAAATATGTGAATTGGCTAAACCAGACCCCGGTAAAAGAAGAGGTCATAAATCTCTTTATGGATTACGAAACCTTTGGGGAGCACCAGTGGAAGGAGACAGGGATTTTTGAATTCCTCAAAGCTTTTCCCAAAAGTGTCTTTAAAAAGTCGCCTTTTAGCTTCAGCACTCCTTCGGAAGTGGCAAAAAAACTGCAGGTCGTATCTGCCGTAAATGTACCGCATCCCATCTCGTGGGCCGATGAGGAGCGGGATCTCACTGCCTGGCTGGGCAATGAAATGCAAAATGAAGCATTCAATAAACTCTATTCACTTGGAGAGAGAGTGTATGAATGGGGCGATGAGGGAATCAAACTGGATTATCAATACTTGCAGGTAAGCGACCATTTTTACTATATGTCCACGAAGTTTTTCTCCGACGGAGAGGTTCATTCCTATTTCAATCCCTATGATTCGCCCTATGATGCATTTATTAACTACATGAATGTACTCAGTGACTTTGAGATCAGGGTTAATGCTGCAGCGCGTACCACGCGGGATGATGGGGTGGCACGTTTGAGCAAGATCATTAAGGAAAAGGATGAACAGCTGGAAAAGCTGGAAAAGCGACTTACTGCCAAAAAGAAAGTCACTGCCACTAAAAAGCCGGCTACTTCAAAGATCAGTGCCGCCGAAAAAACCACTGCTCCTGTAAAGAAGAGTTCGACAGGTAAGAAAAGTTAA